One Sphingomonas sabuli genomic region harbors:
- a CDS encoding DNA-directed RNA polymerase subunit alpha: MAVNAKNWQELKKPNGLEKKQAGGDSRRRATFIAEPLERGFGMTLGNSLRRVLLSSLQGAAVTSIKIEGALHEFSSLPGVREDVTDIVLNVKQIALKMEGEGPKRLQLSATGPAEVTAGMIATSGDMEVTNPDLVICHLDDGATLNMELTADIGKGYQPAAANRPADAPIGIIPVDALYSPVRQVAYKVENTRVGQELDYDKLTLTIETDGTVTPEDAIAYAARILQDQLQLFVHFDDSQVRSAQPAMIGQPAMAAEASPADTNQLNRYLLKKVDELELSVRSANCLKNDNIIYIGDLVQKTEAEMLRTPNFGRKSLNEIKEVLASMGLRLGMDIPGWPPENIEEMAKKLEQELLG, from the coding sequence ATGGCCGTCAACGCGAAGAACTGGCAGGAACTGAAGAAGCCCAACGGGCTTGAGAAGAAGCAGGCCGGTGGCGACAGCCGCCGCCGCGCGACCTTCATCGCCGAACCGCTGGAGCGCGGCTTCGGCATGACGCTCGGCAACTCGCTGCGGCGGGTGCTGCTGTCGTCGCTGCAGGGCGCGGCCGTCACCTCGATCAAGATCGAAGGTGCGCTGCACGAATTCAGCTCGCTTCCGGGCGTTCGCGAGGACGTCACCGACATCGTGCTCAACGTGAAGCAGATCGCGCTCAAGATGGAAGGCGAAGGCCCCAAGCGGCTGCAGCTTTCGGCGACCGGCCCGGCCGAAGTCACCGCCGGCATGATCGCCACCTCGGGCGACATGGAGGTCACCAACCCCGACCTCGTCATCTGCCACCTCGACGATGGCGCGACGCTCAACATGGAGCTGACCGCGGACATCGGCAAAGGCTATCAGCCTGCCGCCGCCAACCGCCCGGCCGACGCCCCGATCGGGATCATCCCGGTCGACGCGCTATATTCGCCGGTGCGCCAGGTCGCCTACAAGGTCGAGAATACCCGCGTCGGGCAGGAGCTGGACTATGACAAGCTCACGCTGACCATCGAGACCGACGGCACCGTCACCCCGGAAGACGCGATCGCTTATGCGGCCCGCATCCTCCAGGACCAGCTGCAGCTGTTCGTCCACTTCGACGACAGCCAGGTCCGTTCGGCCCAGCCGGCGATGATCGGGCAGCCGGCGATGGCCGCGGAAGCGTCGCCCGCCGACACCAACCAGCTCAACCGCTACCTGCTCAAGAAGGTCGACGAGCTGGAGCTGTCGGTGCGCAGCGCCAACTGCCTCAAGAACGACAACATCATCTACATCGGCGACCTCGTTCAGAAGACCGAAGCCGAGATGCTGCGCACGCCGAACTTCGGCCGCAAGTCGCTCAACGAGATCAAGGAAGTGCTCGCCTCGATGGGCCTGCGCCTCGGCATGGACATCCCCGGATGGCCGCCGGAAAACATCGAGGAAATGGCCAAGAAGCTTGAGCAGGAACTGCTCGGCTAA
- the rplQ gene encoding 50S ribosomal protein L17: MRHRVGHRKLQRTSSHRAALFRNMAAALIKHEQITTTTAKAKELRPYVEKLVTLAKKGGLSNRRIAHSRIMDEAQERKLFDVIGPRYEGRNGGYTRIVKAGIRMSDAAPIAIIEFVDRDVSAKGQDSGPVMTEGDFQAA, encoded by the coding sequence ATGCGCCATCGCGTTGGCCATCGTAAGCTGCAGCGTACTTCCAGCCACCGTGCGGCCCTGTTCCGCAACATGGCGGCCGCGCTGATCAAGCACGAGCAGATCACCACCACCACCGCCAAGGCGAAGGAGCTTCGGCCCTACGTCGAGAAACTGGTGACGCTGGCGAAGAAGGGCGGCCTGTCGAACCGCCGGATCGCGCATTCGCGGATCATGGACGAAGCGCAGGAGCGCAAGCTGTTCGACGTCATCGGCCCGCGCTACGAAGGCCGCAACGGCGGATACACCCGGATCGTCAAGGCCGGCATCCGCATGAGCGATGCGGCGCCGATCGCGATCATCGAATTCGTCGACCGCGACGTGTCCGCCAAGGGCCAGGATTCGGGCCCGGTGATGACCGAGGGAGATTTCCAGGCCGCCTGA
- a CDS encoding LLM class flavin-dependent oxidoreductase, with product MVKLSVLDLAPIPQGSNAGEALRSAADLAATAERLGFTRYWMAEHHSMPGIASAATAVALAYVGSRTATIRIGSGGVMLPNHAPLVIAEQFGTLESLFPGRIDLGLGRAPGTDQAAAYAMRRSMTTDENQFPNDVVELMRYFTGENGRVRAIPGEGLDIPIYILGSSLFGAQLAAALGLPYAFASHFAPQMMMQAIDVYRQRFQPSKQLAEPYVMLGFNAFVADSAEEAELLSTSIQQAFVALRTGQPVQLPPPQAGFADGLPMQARAILDSVLSCSAIGTPEMARDAVDAFVQRTGADELIVTSQIFDPAKRLRSYELLAGAVLGRAD from the coding sequence ATGGTGAAACTTTCCGTCCTCGACCTGGCGCCGATCCCGCAAGGCAGTAATGCCGGCGAAGCGCTGCGCAGCGCCGCCGACCTCGCCGCCACCGCCGAACGGCTGGGCTTCACCCGATACTGGATGGCGGAGCATCATTCGATGCCGGGCATCGCCAGCGCGGCGACGGCGGTGGCGCTGGCCTATGTCGGGTCGCGCACCGCCACGATCCGTATCGGGTCGGGCGGGGTCATGCTGCCCAACCATGCGCCGCTGGTCATCGCCGAACAGTTCGGCACGCTGGAATCGCTGTTTCCCGGCCGCATCGACCTTGGCCTTGGCCGGGCGCCGGGCACCGACCAGGCCGCCGCTTATGCGATGCGCCGGAGCATGACGACCGACGAGAACCAGTTTCCCAACGATGTCGTCGAACTGATGCGCTATTTCACCGGGGAGAACGGCCGGGTCCGCGCCATCCCGGGCGAGGGGCTGGACATCCCGATCTACATCCTCGGGTCCAGCCTGTTCGGCGCGCAGCTCGCCGCCGCGCTCGGCCTGCCGTACGCCTTCGCCTCGCACTTCGCGCCGCAGATGATGATGCAGGCGATCGACGTTTATCGCCAGCGGTTCCAGCCATCGAAGCAACTGGCCGAGCCTTATGTGATGCTGGGCTTCAACGCCTTCGTCGCCGATTCGGCGGAAGAGGCGGAGTTGCTGTCGACGTCGATCCAGCAAGCGTTCGTCGCGCTGCGCACCGGCCAGCCGGTACAGCTGCCGCCGCCGCAGGCGGGCTTTGCCGACGGACTGCCGATGCAGGCCCGGGCGATCCTCGACAGCGTATTGTCCTGTTCCGCGATCGGCACGCCGGAGATGGCGCGCGACGCCGTCGACGCCTTCGTGCAGCGTACGGGGGCGGACGAGCTGATCGTCACGTCGCAGATCTTCGATCCGGCGAAGCGGCTGCGGTCCTACGAACTGCTGGCCGGGGCGGTGCTCGGGCGCGCCGATTGA
- the guaA gene encoding glutamine-hydrolyzing GMP synthase, with amino-acid sequence MTVQPADTILIVDFGSQVTQLIARRVREAGVYSEIAPFTQAEEAFERLKPRGIIFSGSPAGVPEEGSPRAPAKLYDSGLPILGICYGQQVMSHQLGGRVEPGKDGEWDGEFGRAFITITEECALFEGLWQVGERHQVWMSHGDKVTEFAPGFRIVAVSDGAPFAVIANEERKYYGTQFHPEVVHTPDGGKLLANFVTRVCGCAGDWTMAAYREQKIADIRQQVGDGKVICGLSGGVDSSVAAILIHEAIGEQLTCVFVDHGLLRLNERAQVETMFRDHYNIPLVVVDAEERFLGGLAGEADPEKKRKFIGKTFIDVFEEEAKRIGGADFLAQGTLYPDVIESVSFTGGPSVTIKSHHNVGGLPERMNMQLVEPLRELFKDEVRDLGRELGLPDIFVGRHPFPGPGLAIRIPGEVTKDKCDILRKADAVYLEEIRNAGLYDAIWQAFAVLLPVRTVGVMGDYRTYDYVCGLRAVTSVDGMTADVYPFDSAFLSRVATRIVNEVQGINRVVYDYTSKPPGTIEWE; translated from the coding sequence ATGACGGTCCAGCCCGCAGACACCATCCTTATCGTCGACTTCGGCAGCCAGGTCACCCAGCTGATCGCGCGCCGCGTGCGCGAAGCCGGCGTGTACAGCGAAATCGCGCCGTTCACCCAGGCCGAGGAGGCGTTCGAGCGGCTGAAGCCCCGCGGCATCATCTTTTCCGGGTCGCCCGCCGGCGTGCCCGAAGAAGGCAGCCCGCGCGCGCCGGCCAAGCTGTACGACAGCGGCCTGCCGATCCTTGGCATCTGCTATGGCCAGCAGGTGATGAGCCACCAGCTCGGCGGGCGCGTCGAGCCGGGCAAGGACGGCGAATGGGACGGCGAGTTCGGCCGCGCCTTCATCACCATCACCGAGGAATGCGCGCTGTTCGAGGGCCTGTGGCAGGTCGGCGAACGGCACCAGGTGTGGATGAGCCACGGCGACAAGGTCACCGAGTTTGCGCCCGGTTTCCGCATCGTCGCGGTGTCGGACGGCGCGCCGTTCGCGGTCATCGCCAACGAGGAGCGCAAATATTACGGCACCCAGTTCCATCCGGAAGTGGTGCACACGCCTGACGGCGGCAAGCTGCTGGCCAATTTCGTCACCCGCGTCTGCGGTTGCGCCGGCGACTGGACCATGGCCGCCTATCGCGAGCAGAAGATCGCCGACATCCGCCAGCAGGTCGGGGACGGCAAAGTCATCTGCGGCTTGTCCGGCGGCGTCGATTCATCGGTCGCGGCGATCCTGATCCACGAGGCGATCGGCGAGCAGCTGACCTGCGTGTTCGTCGACCACGGCCTGTTGCGGCTGAACGAGCGCGCGCAGGTCGAGACCATGTTCCGCGACCATTACAATATCCCGCTGGTGGTGGTCGACGCGGAGGAGCGCTTCCTCGGCGGCCTCGCCGGCGAGGCCGATCCCGAAAAGAAGCGCAAGTTCATCGGCAAGACCTTCATCGACGTGTTCGAGGAAGAAGCGAAACGGATCGGCGGGGCGGATTTCCTGGCCCAGGGCACGCTGTACCCCGACGTGATCGAGAGCGTCAGCTTCACCGGCGGGCCGAGCGTGACGATCAAGAGCCACCACAATGTCGGCGGCCTGCCCGAGCGGATGAACATGCAACTGGTCGAGCCGCTGCGCGAACTGTTCAAGGACGAGGTGCGCGACCTTGGCCGTGAGCTTGGCCTGCCCGACATTTTCGTTGGCCGGCATCCCTTCCCCGGACCGGGCCTGGCGATCCGCATCCCGGGCGAAGTGACCAAGGACAAGTGCGACATCCTGCGCAAGGCGGACGCCGTCTATCTCGAGGAAATCCGCAACGCCGGGCTGTATGACGCCATCTGGCAGGCGTTCGCGGTGCTGTTGCCGGTGCGCACGGTCGGGGTGATGGGCGATTATCGCACGTACGATTACGTCTGCGGCCTGCGCGCGGTGACCAGCGTCGATGGCATGACCGCCGACGTCTATCCGTTCGACAGCGCCTTCCTCAGCCGCGTGGCGACGCGCATCGTCAACGAAGTGCAGGGGATCAACCGGGTGGTCTACGACTATACGTCGAAACCCCCCGGCACGATCGAATGGGAGTGA
- a CDS encoding glutaredoxin family protein: MAQSVVLYRMILPDHTCPYGVRSKEMLDSEGIEFEDNILESREQTDAFKEEHGVSTTPQLFVDGERIGGSTEVEQWIKSRTEVAPE, from the coding sequence GTGGCCCAGTCCGTCGTCCTCTACCGCATGATCTTGCCCGACCACACCTGCCCTTACGGCGTCCGCTCGAAAGAGATGCTGGACAGCGAAGGCATCGAATTCGAGGACAATATCCTTGAAAGCCGCGAGCAGACCGACGCGTTCAAGGAGGAACATGGCGTGTCCACGACCCCGCAGCTGTTCGTCGACGGCGAACGCATCGGCGGCAGCACCGAGGTCGAACAGTGGATCAAAAGCCGGACCGAAGTCGCCCCGGAATAA
- a CDS encoding L,D-transpeptidase family protein: protein MTMFRNLAAAAVTAALLAGCSTGPRPVAQAPQVPAAAQELPYRWTHGNAPKAYKDAAAAFGPLTLKPGEYRWAADAPKTGEAKVVVDLLQQRFYVYRADRLVGVSTISSGKKGKETPLGLWKVFRKQVKGFSRKYDNAPMPYMQMYDEKGIAFHAGKIPGYPASHGCVRLPLEFAKNVFGVTKVGTEVIIEG, encoded by the coding sequence ATGACGATGTTTCGCAATCTTGCCGCCGCCGCCGTGACCGCGGCCCTGCTCGCCGGCTGTTCGACCGGTCCCCGCCCGGTAGCCCAGGCGCCGCAAGTGCCCGCCGCCGCGCAGGAGCTGCCGTACCGCTGGACCCACGGCAACGCGCCCAAGGCGTATAAGGACGCGGCCGCGGCCTTTGGCCCGCTGACGCTCAAGCCCGGCGAATATCGCTGGGCGGCGGACGCGCCCAAGACCGGCGAGGCGAAGGTCGTGGTCGACCTGCTGCAGCAGCGTTTCTACGTCTATCGCGCGGACCGGCTGGTCGGCGTGTCGACCATTTCCAGCGGCAAGAAGGGCAAGGAAACCCCGCTTGGGCTGTGGAAGGTGTTCCGCAAGCAGGTGAAGGGCTTCAGCCGCAAATATGACAATGCGCCGATGCCCTACATGCAGATGTACGACGAAAAGGGCATCGCCTTTCACGCCGGCAAGATCCCGGGATATCCGGCCAGCCACGGCTGCGTCCGCTTGCCGCTCGAATTCGCCAAGAACGTGTTCGGCGTGACCAAGGTCGGCACGGAAGTCATCATCGAGGGCTGA
- the dmeF gene encoding CDF family Co(II)/Ni(II) efflux transporter DmeF produces the protein MATRYELEELASGHDFLGKSHDRNARRTRWVVALTAVMMVAEIAAGWATGSMALLADGFHMATHAGALSIAAGAYWYAKRHSGNPRFTFGTGKVGDLAGFGSAVILGIFAIGIAVESVMRLLDPVAVDFIDAIVVAVVGLLVNIVSALMLGQGHDHGHDHAHGHGHHHDHDHDQNLRAAYLHVLADALTSVAAIAALVSGRFLGWLWLDPAVAIVASLVIARWSLTLMRQTAAVLLDTADRDLLDRIKAAVELDGDATVTDLHVWRVGPGAHAAIISACGDATAEQLRARVLGIRRFAHLTVEKAADDRRPR, from the coding sequence ATGGCGACCCGCTACGAACTCGAAGAGCTGGCCAGCGGCCACGACTTCCTCGGCAAGTCGCACGACCGCAATGCGCGGCGCACCCGCTGGGTCGTCGCGCTGACCGCGGTGATGATGGTCGCGGAAATCGCCGCCGGCTGGGCGACGGGATCGATGGCCCTGCTGGCCGACGGCTTCCACATGGCGACCCACGCCGGCGCCCTGTCCATCGCGGCCGGCGCTTACTGGTACGCCAAGCGGCACAGCGGTAATCCGCGCTTCACCTTCGGCACCGGCAAGGTCGGCGACCTCGCCGGGTTCGGCTCGGCGGTGATCCTGGGCATTTTCGCTATCGGCATCGCGGTCGAATCGGTGATGCGCCTGCTCGACCCGGTGGCGGTCGATTTCATCGACGCGATCGTCGTCGCCGTCGTCGGCCTGCTGGTCAATATCGTCAGCGCGCTGATGCTTGGGCAGGGTCATGACCATGGCCACGACCATGCGCACGGCCACGGTCATCACCACGACCACGATCATGACCAGAACCTGCGCGCCGCCTACCTGCACGTGCTGGCCGACGCACTGACCTCGGTCGCGGCCATTGCCGCCCTCGTGTCCGGGCGCTTCCTCGGCTGGCTGTGGCTCGACCCGGCGGTGGCGATCGTCGCGTCGCTGGTCATCGCCCGCTGGTCGCTGACGCTGATGCGGCAGACCGCGGCGGTGCTGCTCGACACCGCCGACCGGGACCTGCTCGACCGGATCAAGGCGGCGGTCGAGCTGGACGGCGACGCGACCGTCACCGACCTGCACGTGTGGCGCGTCGGGCCCGGCGCCCATGCGGCGATCATATCCGCCTGCGGCGACGCGACGGCAGAGCAGCTGCGGGCGCGCGTGCTCGGCATCCGCCGCTTCGCCCACCTGACGGTGGAAAAGGCCGCCGACGACCGGCGCCCGCGTTGA
- a CDS encoding TIGR02587 family membrane protein → MWLVSRTDATPRANLKYLRALGRGLAGAILFSLPLLMTMEMWMLGFYLPPGMLFQFLLLNLAMLVGMSRVSGFEATGGWGDDVMDAFSAYAVAFIWSAVILWLLGIVKVGMPASELVGKIAIESVPASFGAMLGSKQLGRTSSEGDEKVRKTYSGQIFLMAAGALFFAFNVAPTEEMILISFRMTPWLSILLMLASLLLLHTLVYTIGLKGSERPDGPLNFWSVFFRFSVVGYAVAAIVCLYLLWTFGRVQDTGMAHVVGMVAVVAFPGAIGAAIARLII, encoded by the coding sequence ATGTGGCTGGTCTCCCGAACGGATGCGACGCCACGCGCGAACCTGAAATACCTGCGTGCGCTGGGCCGCGGCCTGGCCGGCGCCATCCTCTTCAGCCTCCCGCTCCTGATGACGATGGAGATGTGGATGCTGGGCTTTTACCTGCCGCCCGGAATGCTGTTCCAGTTCCTGCTGCTGAACCTGGCGATGCTGGTCGGCATGTCGCGCGTGTCGGGCTTTGAAGCGACCGGCGGCTGGGGGGACGACGTGATGGACGCCTTTTCTGCTTACGCCGTCGCCTTCATCTGGTCGGCGGTGATCCTGTGGCTGCTCGGCATCGTCAAGGTCGGCATGCCGGCGTCCGAACTGGTCGGCAAAATCGCCATCGAATCGGTGCCGGCAAGCTTTGGCGCGATGCTTGGCAGCAAGCAGCTTGGCCGCACGTCGAGCGAGGGCGACGAAAAGGTCCGCAAAACCTATTCGGGCCAGATTTTCCTGATGGCCGCGGGCGCACTGTTTTTCGCGTTCAACGTCGCCCCGACCGAAGAAATGATCCTCATTTCCTTTCGGATGACGCCGTGGCTGTCGATCCTGCTGATGCTGGCCTCCCTGCTGTTGCTCCATACCTTGGTCTACACGATCGGACTGAAAGGATCGGAGCGGCCCGACGGCCCGTTGAACTTCTGGAGCGTCTTCTTCCGGTTCAGCGTCGTCGGTTATGCGGTCGCCGCAATCGTCTGCCTGTACCTGCTGTGGACCTTCGGCCGCGTGCAGGACACCGGGATGGCGCATGTCGTGGGGATGGTGGCGGTCGTCGCTTTCCCCGGGGCCATCGGTGCGGCAATCGCGCGGCTGATCATTTAA
- a CDS encoding TIGR02588 family protein, with translation MARKTSSKPRTRAKPGGNRNDVTSAIPVLEWVAAGLGLILILGTFAFLAIEGLRGETSPPLLSVRPVSAERSSDAHLIEIEVENTSDRTAAAVTIEAALKSGERDIETSSATFDYVPGKSTRKGGMLFIRDPRHYRLELRVTGYQNP, from the coding sequence ATGGCACGCAAGACCAGCAGCAAGCCCCGCACCAGGGCCAAGCCGGGCGGCAACCGCAACGACGTCACGTCGGCGATACCCGTGCTCGAATGGGTGGCCGCCGGGCTCGGGTTGATCCTGATCCTCGGCACGTTCGCCTTTCTTGCCATTGAAGGTTTGCGCGGCGAGACGTCGCCGCCGCTGCTGTCGGTCCGGCCGGTTAGCGCCGAGCGCAGCAGCGATGCGCATCTGATCGAGATCGAGGTTGAAAATACGTCGGACCGTACGGCTGCGGCGGTCACTATCGAAGCCGCGCTGAAGTCGGGCGAGCGAGATATCGAAACCAGCAGCGCGACATTCGACTACGTGCCTGGAAAATCGACGCGCAAGGGCGGGATGCTATTCATCCGCGACCCGCGCCATTACCGGCTGGAGTTGCGGGTCACCGGTTACCAGAACCCCTAA
- the panB gene encoding 3-methyl-2-oxobutanoate hydroxymethyltransferase, translated as MSKVTIDTDTSRATPSPVPGKRTTVPSIRARKVDGTTEQPIVMLTAYTMRMAQLLDPHCDMLLVGDSLGQVIYGLPSTIPVTLDMMCAHGAAVVRGSWHALVGVDMPFGSYEASPEDAFENAAHILKETGCAAVKLEGGEAMAPTIEFLSNRGIPVIGHVGLTPQAVNVLGGYGVRGRKDEEVYKILADARAVVDAGAFCLVVEGVLEDIATRVAKGVGVPVIGIGASARCDGQVLVTEDMLGLFERTPRFVKRYADLASEIGAAAERYAGEVRDRSFPSADETYRPKT; from the coding sequence ATGTCCAAGGTCACGATCGATACCGACACCAGCCGGGCGACCCCGTCGCCGGTGCCGGGCAAGCGCACCACCGTCCCGTCGATCCGCGCCCGCAAGGTCGACGGCACGACCGAACAGCCGATCGTCATGCTCACCGCCTACACCATGCGGATGGCGCAACTGCTCGACCCGCATTGCGACATGTTGCTGGTCGGCGATAGCCTTGGCCAGGTGATCTACGGCCTGCCGTCGACCATCCCCGTCACGCTCGACATGATGTGCGCGCACGGCGCCGCGGTGGTGCGCGGCAGCTGGCACGCGCTGGTCGGCGTCGACATGCCGTTCGGCAGCTACGAAGCTTCGCCCGAGGACGCGTTCGAAAACGCCGCCCATATTCTCAAGGAAACCGGCTGCGCGGCTGTCAAGCTGGAAGGCGGGGAAGCGATGGCGCCGACCATCGAATTCCTTTCCAACCGCGGTATTCCGGTGATTGGCCACGTCGGGCTGACGCCGCAGGCGGTCAACGTGCTTGGCGGTTACGGCGTCCGCGGCCGCAAGGACGAGGAAGTGTACAAGATCCTCGCCGATGCCCGCGCCGTGGTCGATGCCGGCGCCTTCTGCCTGGTCGTCGAAGGCGTGCTGGAGGACATTGCGACGCGGGTCGCCAAGGGGGTTGGCGTGCCGGTCATCGGCATCGGCGCCTCGGCCCGGTGCGACGGGCAGGTGCTGGTCACCGAAGACATGCTCGGCCTGTTCGAACGCACGCCGCGATTCGTGAAGCGCTACGCCGACCTTGCCAGCGAAATCGGCGCGGCGGCGGAGCGCTATGCCGGCGAAGTGCGCGACCGCAGCTTCCCGTCCGCCGACGAAACCTATCGTCCGAAGACGTAG